The Colletotrichum destructivum chromosome 7, complete sequence genome contains the following window.
CACAATGGCAGTGACGGAATCAACACGAGTAGCACAAGTCGTCGGCGCTTTAGCCTGTCAAACCCAGTCGTACCTCAAGACACTGGAGGCAGAAGTCATCTCGTGCGAGAAACGGCCTCCTCCCACGGCGGTCAAGAAGAATGGcaacaaggacaagaacaagcctgcggatgccgccgacgggagCAACGCGCAGACATGGCTCATCGAGTTCGCCGACTCGGTCCTCTTCCCCGAAGGTACTCGCCGCCAATCCATCAAAGCCCTGAAGTGAGCAATACATAAGGGAAAAGGAGACGGAGAAACTGACAGAGACCCCGGCGTGTCCACtcccaggcggcggccagccATCGGACCACGGAACCATCACGCCCCTGATACCAGACGCGGAGGACGCGACCGCGGCGGTCCCCATCCCGATCGAGTTCGTCGAGCGCGTCGGGCTGCGCTGCGTCTACCACTCACCCCGGCCCCTGACGCCGGGCGAGAGGGTCCGCCAGGAGGTCGACTTCCGGCGCCGGTGGGACCACATGCAGCAGCACACCGGCCAGCACCTCCTCTCCGCCGTCATGAAGGCGCACGACAACAGCCTCGACACCCTCGGCTGGGGCATGGGCAAGGGTGGCGCGATGAACTACGTCGACCTGCCGCGCCGGCCgtccgacgccgagatccAGGGCATCCAGGCCCGGTGCAACGAGATCGTGCGCTCGGCCTTGCCCATCACTGTCGAGACCCCGGTGGATGCCAAGGTCCACAAGATGCCGGGAGACTACGACCAGAGCAAGGGGGTCGTGCGCGTCATCCGCATCGGTGACATTGATCGCAACACGTACGGAGGAGTCTCGTCCCTATCCACCACGCACGATGTTATTGAAGAAAGCTTCATTCGCTAACAGATGACCGATAGATGCTGCGGAACCCATCTCTCGCAAACCTCCCACATctccctcatcctcatccacCACGGCGAGCCGGTCCACGGCACGAACTTCCGCCTCTACTTCTCGGCCGGAGACCGCGCCATCGacatggcgacggcctccATCGGCGCCATGGGGTCCGTCTCGCGGCTGCTGTCGTGCAagaacgccgccgacgaggtggtgCAGGGCGTCAGGGCGCTGCAGGGCTCCGTTTCGGAGCTGAAGAGgcgggagaagaagcttCTTTCCGACGTGGCTGAGTTCGAGGCCGACTCCGCCCGGGCGAGGCTGCAGCTCGGGAAGAGCGTCTGGGTCCAccgcgccgacggcaacgcgGACTTTGTGAAGTGGGTCACGGCCGGTGTCAaagacgccgtcgcggcgcgcggcggcgtggttGTCGTGGCcacgggcgaggagaagaagagcgggcagcttgtcgtcctcggggagaagggcggcgtcgaggcgaTGGTCCCGAGAATCAAAGACATCGTGACGGGTGTCaagggaggcggcgccggggacAAGTGGCAGGGCAAGGTTGTCACTTGGGAGAAGGGCAACTTGGAGGCGCTCAAGAGGCTGGTGGAAGGCTCAGATGCCTGAGAGGGGGTGGGGTTCCAGGATGAACAGGATGAAGGGAGGCTGCCAAAGAGGGATTTCATAGACTACGAACAGCAAAGCCTCAACATTACTAGAACTAGACCGGGCTCCTATTTACAAATACCTATTTACATGAGTGTCTCGGGCGTTTAAGGAACCTCACCACCCAGATCCCCGGACCCAGACGTCCACGATCTGCCTTTTGTCAGGCCGGCTTGAGTCTACAACGAGGTACCACCCGTATAAAGCCCCCGTTACGCACGCATGGTTGGGGTAGATGTCTACCGTCTGCCCGACCTCCAGCGGAATCGGCGGCAGACCgggcccctcctcctcccccgagCCCGAGTCCCACGAGAGAACGGAATGCTCCTGGCTGATCCTCTCCACGACGAGCCTCCGACCCTCTTCACGTCCAGGGaacggccggcggccggtgACGCCCCAGCCGCTGTACGACGGGCAGGGTTCCCTCCCTAGGCCCAGCGTGCCGACGGCAACCAGGACCTCGGGCTGCGCccgctcgccgtcgttgtAGACGCTGCagacctcggcggccacggTGATGgccacctcgtcctcgtAGCCGCCCAGGGTTGTCCTCGAGCGGGTGGATACCTGTTGCATGTCGAGGACCGAGTACACGCCGGCGTGGAGCTCGAGCTTCGGCTTCAACCCCTCCCGCgcctcggccccggccccggccatgGCCATTCTGATCGCCGCGCGCAGGCGCTGCTCGCCCGGTCCCCCCTCCGCGCGCGCCGTCAAGTTCTCGATGGAAGTGACCTGCGGGGACGCGCCGACGCTGACGGTGATCTCTCTCGGGCCTCGGCTCAGGAGGAGGTCCGCATGGGCGtgcagggcctcgaggcagccctcgatctcgtcggccaGGTTGTGCATCGCCTGGTCGGCCGTCGTGTCTTTGTAGCTCAGGCTGCTGTGGGAGTACAGCCCCAAAAGGGTCGCCcggccctcggcatcgagctggacgagctgTGCCAGCAGCCCCCCCTTGTTaagcgccgccgctggcAGACCTGCCCGGTGGTAGCCCGTGTCCACTTTCAGAAACACGCCGACGGGGAACCCACCGAGTTCCTGCAGACGGCCGACGGACTCGAGCTGCGAAGGGTGGTCGACGATGACTGCGAGGCCGTTGCGTCCGAGGTGCTTGCTCAAGACCGCTAGCCGGACAACCTGGGACCCGAGGAGCGGGACTCCGTAGAGCACGTTGACACGTCGGCCGGCCTGCTTGAAGTCGTCAAGGACCGGCAGCAGGTGCTCGATCTCCGCCACAGTAGAGACGATGAAGTTGACCTCTTGTGACTTTTCTCCGGCCTGAAGACGGGCGACTTCCTTTGTCTATCTCACGGGTTAGTAATCCCTGGTGTTA
Protein-coding sequences here:
- a CDS encoding Putative translation protein, beta-barrel domain superfamily, with protein sequence MAVTESTRVAQVVGALACQTQSYLKTLEAEVISCEKRPPPTAVKKNGNKDKNKPADAADGSNAQTWLIEFADSVLFPEGGGQPSDHGTITPLIPDAEDATAAVPIPIEFVERVGLRCVYHSPRPLTPGERVRQEVDFRRRWDHMQQHTGQHLLSAVMKAHDNSLDTLGWGMGKGGAMNYVDLPRRPSDAEIQGIQARCNEIVRSALPITVETPVDAKVHKMPGDYDQSKGVVRVIRIGDIDRNTCCGTHLSQTSHISLILIHHGEPVHGTNFRLYFSAGDRAIDMATASIGAMGSVSRLLSCKNAADEVVQGVRALQGSVSELKRREKKLLSDVAEFEADSARARLQLGKSVWVHRADGNADFVKWVTAGVKDAVAARGGVVVVATGEEKKSGQLVVLGEKGGVEAMVPRIKDIVTGVKGGGAGDKWQGKVVTWEKGNLEALKRLVEGSDA
- a CDS encoding Putative alanine racemase, D-serine dehydratase-like domain, PLP-binding barrel; the protein is MSIPQRIAPSTEVLRDFYLGKDVHEVPKPAAVLDVAKIRRHCQSMLDAVESLGVGFRAHVKTHKTKEVARLQAGEKSQEVNFIVSTVAEIEHLLPVLDDFKQAGRRVNVLYGVPLLGSQVVRLAVLSKHLGRNGLAVIVDHPSQLESVGRLQELGGFPVGVFLKVDTGYHRAGLPAAALNKGGLLAQLVQLDAEGRATLLGLYSHSSLSYKDTTADQAMHNLADEIEGCLEALHAHADLLLSRGPREITVSVGASPQVTSIENLTARAEGGPGEQRLRAAIRMAMAGAGAEAREGLKPKLELHAGVYSVLDMQQVSTRSRTTLGGYEDEVAITVAAEVCSVYNDGERAQPEVLVAVGTLGLGREPCPSYSGWGVTGRRPFPGREEGRRLVVERISQEHSVLSWDSGSGEEEGPGLPPIPLEVGQTVDIYPNHACVTGALYGWYLVVDSSRPDKRQIVDVWVRGSGW